The DNA window TTGCTAATTGTAAAAAACATGGGATTGAGGACATTAATGTAGATTTAATGTTTTCATTACCGAAGCAAACTATGGATGACTTATATGACAGTATGAAGAAGGTTGCAGAATACAATATTAGTCATATTTCATGTTATTCATTGATATTAGAGCAAAAAACAAAACTTTATAATCAGGTGAGAGATAAGAAAGTTACATTGCCTTCGAATGAGACAGAAGAGAAAATGTACAATGAGGTTATAAACTTCTTAACAGAAAATGGTTATGAACAGTATGAAATCAGTAATTTTGCTAGACCTGGGCATGAGAGTGTTCATAATAGTAGTTATTGGAAGAATATAGAGTACTATGGACTTGGAGCGGGGGCGCATGGTTATATTGATGGAGTGCGTTATGCTAATCAAGGAGCTTTAAAATTCTATATCGACAGTATGTTAGAAAAAGGACATGCAAGACGTGAAGAAAATACTGTAACACCTAAGGAAAGAATTGAAGAGGAAATGTTCTTAGGACTACGTCTTTTAGAAGGTGTAGATTTAGATATTTTTGAAGAAAAGTATGGTAAAAGAGCAGAAGAAATCTTCAAAGGTGTAATTGATAAAAACTTAAGAGAAGGGTACTTAGAGATCGAAGGTAATAAACTTCGTTTAACTAGAAAAGGATTATTCTATGGGAATGATGTGTTCTCTGAGTTTCTGTTAGATTAATATAGTTTTTGAGATAAGATGATGATTTTAAAGGGAGGAACTTGATCAATTTATGTGAAATTATTGAGTTTCTCCTATAATAAAAGAAAGGAGAACTATTATGGAGCGAACACATATAGAAAGATTACTTAACAATTTAAATGAAGAGTATGGTTTTAATTTAAAATTCAGTGAAAATTTTAAAAATTCATTTTCTCATTCTTCTTATACTAATGAGAAGAGAATTGCGAAGCATCTGAATTATGAGCGTTTGGAATTTTTAGGGGATGCTGTTGTTGAACTTACAACAAGTGAATTTTTATTTAAGAAATTTTCTGAGCTTCCTGAAGGGGAACTTACTAAGCTACGTGCATCTATTGTTTGTGAAAAAACATTGGTTAAATATGCATTGCAACTCAGCTTAGATAAATGTATCTACCTAGGGAAAGGTGAAGAAAAGATGGGCGGAAGAAGTCGAGCAGCTTTACTTGCTGATATTTTTGAATCTTTCACAGGTGCGATGTATTTAGAGTCAAATCTTGAAGTTGTAAAAACTTTCTTAAATAATACATTATTTACAGAAGTTCAAGATCTCGAATATCACAGTTTTGTAGACTATAAAACTATCTTGCAAGAGTATATTTCAAAAATTAAATTGGGTGAAATTGAGTATGTAGTACTAGATTCAAGTGGACCATCACATTCTAAAACTTTTACAAGTGCTGTTTTAATTGGTAGGAAACAATATGGAAGTGGAACAGCTACTACAAAAAAAGAGTCTGAACAGCTTTCAGCAAAACAAGCATTAGAAAAACTTGAATATAAAGATATTTAAAATTAATGAAAGGAAAAAGATATGAAATTAGCAAAGGTTGAAGTTACAGGTTTTAAATCTTTTCAGAAGAAGACAACATTTGAATTTAAAAATAATTTAATCGGTGTTGTTGGACCGAATGGTTCGGGAAAAAGTAATATAATTGATGCTATTCGTTGGGTTTTAGGGGAGCAATCAGCTAAAAATTTACGTGGTAGTAGCATGAAAGATGTTATCTTTTCGGGGACTGAAGATGCGAAAAGAAAAAACTTTGCTGAAGTAGCGGTAACATTTTCTAACGGAGAAGATAGTTGTGAAATTAAAAGACGTTTGTATAGAAATGGTGATAGTGAGTATTACATTGATAATAAACGTGCAAAATTAAAAGATATTACTGATATGTATCTAGACCTTGGTATTAATAAAGAGAGTTATAGTATTATTACTCAAGGTAAGGTAGAAGATATTATTTCATCTAAGCCTGTCGATCGCCGAGCAATTATAGAAGAGGCATCAGGTGTATTAAAGTATAAAAATAAGAAAAAAGAAACTAATCTAAAATTAGAAAAAACAAATGACAATTTAATGAGGTTAAATGATATTTTCTTAGAAATCTCAGGTCGTTATGAAATCTTAGAAGATCAAAAGAATAAAACACAAAAGTATCTTGATTATTCTAAAGAACTAGAAGAAAAAGATATTTTATTAAATGTTTATAATATTGCTGAATATCAAAAAAGACTTGCAGATTTACTACAAGTTAAACATGAGAAAGAATCTGAAAAACTTGGGCTTGAGAGTAGACAAGAAGAACTTATTAAAGATCTAGAGGCTATTAAAAATAGTTTAGTTTCTCTAGATAGAACTTATATGAAATATCATGATGAAGAGTTAGAGCTAGTTCAGAAAAAGGAATCTCTTCAATCACAATTAAGTGTAATTCAGGAAAGAAAAAATAATAGAACTCTGAGAAGTGAAAAAATTAATGATGATATTAAATATCTTTCGGAAAGAAAACAAAACCTTGAGAATAAGTTAGCAGAAAGAGAAAATCTAAACGCTGAAATTAAAAGTAAAATTCAAAAGATTAATAAAGAAATCTCTTCGTTAGAATCAGGTGAAGAGAGTAAATTAGAATTAATCGAAAGAAAAATAGAAGAATTAAAAGATAACTACTATAGCTTAATAAACGAAGAAACTAAACTAGAAAATAGTATAGAGTTTGCTAAGAAAAATCTAGAGAGTGCTGATGAAAACAGTAAAGAAATTCTAGATAATATAGAAAGACAAAAACAAGTTTTAGGTATAAAAACAGAAGAGCTTGTAGCTGCTACTGAAGAACAAAAAGTATTAAATGAACAGCTAGCTAACCTTCAAAAAGAACTTGATATATTAGTTGAAAAAAATATTTTAATTAATTCAAACGGGAAAAATATCGAAGAACAAATTCGTACAGGATATAACTTCAAAAGTAACCTGGAAAATCGTAAGAAGTTCTTAGAAGATCAGATTAATAATTTAAGTTTTTACAATATTGGAGTAAAAGAAATTCTTGCTAATAAGAATGCTCTAGCTGGTGTTCACAATAGTGTAGCGAATATTGTAGAATTTGATAACGAATATGCTGTTGCAATTGATATAGCTTTAGGACAAGCACAACAAAATATTATCGTAGAAAATGAGAATGTAGCGAAAGAGTGTATTAATCACTTAAAGAAAACTAATAAAGGTAGAGTTACATTTTTACCATTAAATAATATTAAAGCAAAAGCTATAGCGAGTGATGTTTATAGAACAGTTGTAAATGAAGAAGGATTTATAAATATTGCTGAGAATCTAATATCTGTTGATAGTAAGTATAAAAATATAATATCTCACCTATTAGGACTTGTTCTTATCGTTGATAATATGGATAATGCCAATAGAATAGCACGTAAGATTAATTTTAGAAATAGAATTATTACATTAGATGGGCAAATCATTAATAGTGGTGGATCTATCACTGGTGGTGCTATTAATAAAAATAATAATTCATCTATTAAACATAAGGCAGAATTAGATGAACTTTCACAAAACCTTGTTAAAATAAATGATAAGATCGAGAAATTAGTAAATGAGAAGAGTCTATTAGAGCGTCAACAACAAGAAGTGATGGACGAAATTTTAAATTATAAATCGGTAAAAGAAGAGGCGATTTTAAAACTTAAGCAATTAGAATTAAGTATAAATCATAAAAACTCTGAAATTTCTGATATTAAAGTGAATATAGAATTAAATGAGAAGAAACTACTGGAATTCAAAGATAACGAAGACAATTCAAGTAATATTGTCGAATTAACTCAAAGCCTTGAGAAAATTAGAAAAGAACTTCAAAAACTTGATGAGAAAATCAAAGAAGAAAGCAGTAAAAAACAAAATGCTCAAAGTGCAGAGGAATTATTCTTAGAGAAAATTGCTGAACTTAAGATTGAAAAATCAAAATTAGAAGAGACAACTAAATATGGTTTAGAGTTAATAGAATCACTATTAGCTGATATAACAGATATAAATGAGCAATTAACAAGATTAGAAATGTCTAAAGATGCTGAATCATTAAGTGAAGAAGATGAGCAAAAGATATTAGAAAATAACTCTAAAGTAATTGCTGAATGCGGCGAACGATTAACAACGCTTAAGACGTTATTATCAGATCTTGATATGGAAAAAACAGGGTTATTCAAACGCGAAAAAGAAATTACCGTAGCTCAACAAAGAAATAACGAAAGTCTACGTCAAAAAACTTCAGAATTTGAAAAATTAACTGTAGAACAGACGAAGATAGAAGTTAAGATTGATGAATATCTAGAGAACCTTGTTACTAACTATAATGTAACATATGAGAGTGTATCAAACAGATTAACTGCTGAAAATATTGAAGAAGTACCTTCGTATAAGGATGATGTAGTAAGACTTCGTAAAGAGATAGTGGACTTAGGTAATATCAACTTGAATGCTATTGCTGAGTTCGAAGAAATCAAAGAACGTTATGACTTCTATAATGAGCAAATTACCGATCTTGTAGAAGCGAAAGAAAAACTAGAAGAGACTATTGCAGAGATTGATAAAGAAGTAAAAGAACGCTTCTTAACGACATTTGTTCAAGTAGCAGAGAATTTTAATAAAATATTTAAAGAACTTTTCAAAGGTGGTTATGCGGATATGACATTAGAATCACCAAACGATATATTAAATACTGGAATAGTAATAGAAGCTTCACCTCCTGGTAAAAAACTTCAAAATCTTTCATTATTATCAGGTGGAGAGAAATCTTTAACTGCGATAAGTTTATTGTTTGCAATATTGCAAGTTAAAAATCCACCATTTGTAGTGCTAGATGAGGTAGAAGCGGCACTAGATGAAGAAAATGTTAATAGATTTGCTAAATTCTTAAAAGTTTATTCAGAGAATAATCAGTTCTTAGTTATTACGCATAGACGAGGAACTATGGAAGCTATGGATACTTTATACGGAGTAACAATGCAAGAAAAAGGTATTAGTTATATCTTAGAATTAGAGTTAAAAGATGTTATCGAGAACTTTGAAGAGGTAGTAGAGTAGTAGGTAAAATTTTATAATAAGTTAAAAGACACGGTTAAGTTTGATCTTAACTGTGTCTTTTTTAACTTAATTTGAATAAGATAAATTCTTAATAAATCCATACCAAACATAAATTACAATAATTATTGCCAGCAATTCACTTAGATGAATTAAAATATTTAGAATAGAAAATTCAGCTAGTTGATAATAAACCCCAGTTTTCTGAAATGATATCGCGCAAATCACTAATGGGAATGTAAAAGCAGAAAAGCTAGGGTAGAATTTTCTTTTTAGCAGATATGGTAATTGAAATAAGACAAATATAAACAATAATATTGTAAGTGGTATTAGTATTGCTAGTATTATGTTACTTTTTTGAGTTACTCCAATCATATAACTAGCTAGTAAGAGTCCACCAGGTGCTGAGAATACAGTAATAGTAGGGTAATCTCCATCTTTATAATGTTTATATTTATAGACTCTATAAAGAACAAAAGGTAATAATAATAAATAGTTAATATAAGAAAAGTAGAAGTAAATTAATCCTAGCATTTCTAAGTTGTAATTTATTGCTGTTACTGTCACAACAGCTGGCCCAACAAAGGTAATAAACCAAGTTGGATAGATTTTACTTATATGTCTTTCTTTTATTATAAAATTATAAATTGCATAGCAAACAACACAAAAATCTAGAAAGATTCCAATTATCCATACTGGCATACTCAATAGTCCAATATATTTTTTTGAAAATGAAGCAAGTAGCATAATACTCATAGGGTATGTTGCCATTACTGTCGCTACAACCGGATTTTCCATTTCTTTTTTTAATTTGTCAAATCCCAACACAAACTTAATAGTTAAAAGTACAATTATTATCAAAGATAATAGATTAAATAATAACTGTAGGGAAGATGAATATGGTTGTAATAAATTTCCTAATGCAGCAGAACCTAATGCTAAACCTGCAATTGGTGTAGGTAAATTTTTAATTATATTCATAAATAACTCCTAATTTTTATTCTACTTTTATTGTATAAGATTTCTTGTAATAATTCAATAATTTTTCTGTTGACATTTCATACAAAATAATTTACAATAAGAAACAAGTGTTACCTATTAATGGAGGTTTGAATATGGCACCAAAATTTAAATTTACTAAAGAAGAGGTCTTGACTGTAACTATAGATTTTATAAGAGAAAATGGAATAGAAGCATTAACTGCAAGAGAGTTAGCTAAAAAATTGGAGTCATCTACTAAAGTAATATTTAGTTTGTTCTCTAATATGAAAAATTTAGAAGATGAAGCAAAGTTTGTTGCAGAAAATATTTTTTCAGAAAAAGTCAATTTAGCTTTAAAAGATGATAGTCCGTTTAAACGATTAGGAGTAGAGTATATATTATTTTCAAAAAATGAACCTAAATTATTTCAGTGGTTATTTATGAAAAAAGGTATAGAAGTAGGAAGTTTTAAAGATTTTCTTCCAATGAGAGACTATGAATATAGATCAGTAATTGAGTCTATAGATGAAGAGTATAAAATTTCAATAGAAAATGCAAAAAAATTTTATGAGCACTTATTTATATATAGTCACGGTATTGCAACATTAACAGTTACGGGAATATATAATTTTACATCGACTGAAATTATTGAGTACATGGCAGAAATAGCTAAAAGTTTAATAGTACAATATTTAAAGGAGATTGATTAAATGATTACAGCAAAAAATATTAAGAAAAAATATAATGATCAAGAAGTTTTAAGGGGAATAGATTTAAAAATTGATAAAAATGAATTTGTTGTTATACTTGGGGCTTCAGGTTCAGGGAAATCTACATTATTAAATATTTTATCTGGTTTAGAAAAGTCAGATTCAGGAGAAGTTGTATAT is part of the Gemella haemolysans ATCC 10379 genome and encodes:
- the hemW gene encoding radical SAM family heme chaperone HemW, with the translated sequence MKSYPRGVYIHIPFCKYICSYCDFNKFYIQRQPVDKYIDCLIKEIESMENIQNVETIYIGGGTPSALSDEQLHRLLTALRNKIPQQLREFTFEANPEDLVDSRVALVKGYGVDRISMGVQTFNNELLKILGRGHVADDVDMAIANCKKHGIEDINVDLMFSLPKQTMDDLYDSMKKVAEYNISHISCYSLILEQKTKLYNQVRDKKVTLPSNETEEKMYNEVINFLTENGYEQYEISNFARPGHESVHNSSYWKNIEYYGLGAGAHGYIDGVRYANQGALKFYIDSMLEKGHARREENTVTPKERIEEEMFLGLRLLEGVDLDIFEEKYGKRAEEIFKGVIDKNLREGYLEIEGNKLRLTRKGLFYGNDVFSEFLLD
- the rnc gene encoding ribonuclease III, which translates into the protein MERTHIERLLNNLNEEYGFNLKFSENFKNSFSHSSYTNEKRIAKHLNYERLEFLGDAVVELTTSEFLFKKFSELPEGELTKLRASIVCEKTLVKYALQLSLDKCIYLGKGEEKMGGRSRAALLADIFESFTGAMYLESNLEVVKTFLNNTLFTEVQDLEYHSFVDYKTILQEYISKIKLGEIEYVVLDSSGPSHSKTFTSAVLIGRKQYGSGTATTKKESEQLSAKQALEKLEYKDI
- the smc gene encoding chromosome segregation protein SMC translates to MKLAKVEVTGFKSFQKKTTFEFKNNLIGVVGPNGSGKSNIIDAIRWVLGEQSAKNLRGSSMKDVIFSGTEDAKRKNFAEVAVTFSNGEDSCEIKRRLYRNGDSEYYIDNKRAKLKDITDMYLDLGINKESYSIITQGKVEDIISSKPVDRRAIIEEASGVLKYKNKKKETNLKLEKTNDNLMRLNDIFLEISGRYEILEDQKNKTQKYLDYSKELEEKDILLNVYNIAEYQKRLADLLQVKHEKESEKLGLESRQEELIKDLEAIKNSLVSLDRTYMKYHDEELELVQKKESLQSQLSVIQERKNNRTLRSEKINDDIKYLSERKQNLENKLAERENLNAEIKSKIQKINKEISSLESGEESKLELIERKIEELKDNYYSLINEETKLENSIEFAKKNLESADENSKEILDNIERQKQVLGIKTEELVAATEEQKVLNEQLANLQKELDILVEKNILINSNGKNIEEQIRTGYNFKSNLENRKKFLEDQINNLSFYNIGVKEILANKNALAGVHNSVANIVEFDNEYAVAIDIALGQAQQNIIVENENVAKECINHLKKTNKGRVTFLPLNNIKAKAIASDVYRTVVNEEGFINIAENLISVDSKYKNIISHLLGLVLIVDNMDNANRIARKINFRNRIITLDGQIINSGGSITGGAINKNNNSSIKHKAELDELSQNLVKINDKIEKLVNEKSLLERQQQEVMDEILNYKSVKEEAILKLKQLELSINHKNSEISDIKVNIELNEKKLLEFKDNEDNSSNIVELTQSLEKIRKELQKLDEKIKEESSKKQNAQSAEELFLEKIAELKIEKSKLEETTKYGLELIESLLADITDINEQLTRLEMSKDAESLSEEDEQKILENNSKVIAECGERLTTLKTLLSDLDMEKTGLFKREKEITVAQQRNNESLRQKTSEFEKLTVEQTKIEVKIDEYLENLVTNYNVTYESVSNRLTAENIEEVPSYKDDVVRLRKEIVDLGNINLNAIAEFEEIKERYDFYNEQITDLVEAKEKLEETIAEIDKEVKERFLTTFVQVAENFNKIFKELFKGGYADMTLESPNDILNTGIVIEASPPGKKLQNLSLLSGGEKSLTAISLLFAILQVKNPPFVVLDEVEAALDEENVNRFAKFLKVYSENNQFLVITHRRGTMEAMDTLYGVTMQEKGISYILELELKDVIENFEEVVE
- a CDS encoding TDT family transporter, with protein sequence MNIIKNLPTPIAGLALGSAALGNLLQPYSSSLQLLFNLLSLIIIVLLTIKFVLGFDKLKKEMENPVVATVMATYPMSIMLLASFSKKYIGLLSMPVWIIGIFLDFCVVCYAIYNFIIKERHISKIYPTWFITFVGPAVVTVTAINYNLEMLGLIYFYFSYINYLLLLPFVLYRVYKYKHYKDGDYPTITVFSAPGGLLLASYMIGVTQKSNIILAILIPLTILLFIFVLFQLPYLLKRKFYPSFSAFTFPLVICAISFQKTGVYYQLAEFSILNILIHLSELLAIIIVIYVWYGFIKNLSYSN
- a CDS encoding TetR/AcrR family transcriptional regulator translates to MAPKFKFTKEEVLTVTIDFIRENGIEALTARELAKKLESSTKVIFSLFSNMKNLEDEAKFVAENIFSEKVNLALKDDSPFKRLGVEYILFSKNEPKLFQWLFMKKGIEVGSFKDFLPMRDYEYRSVIESIDEEYKISIENAKKFYEHLFIYSHGIATLTVTGIYNFTSTEIIEYMAEIAKSLIVQYLKEID